AACAGTAGAAAAGAGTCGCATAAAAGAGAAAGGACGTTCCAGAGATGTCACCGTCACattagttatataaatattgcACCTCTTAAGCATCTGATCACCCCTTTCACCTTTTTCCTTAGCCATGCACCTTTTCCCCCCTCTGTTTGCACCTTCTCTTGCTTGCTTATTTCAACTATCCCATGTCTCCTTTCTCAAGTTTGCTTAtattcttccttctctctttgaTCCAAGAAAGCTATGATTCTTCaacattttctcatttttaaaatataaaaagatgtaATCAAATTCCTCTTCACAGGAACAGACAAGGTGCTGGCCTAGTTTAATAAATCTTAGCACGTAAACATTTCCCCAGAACAACAAGGAAACACCCGCAATCTAAAGCACAAGCCAATCTGCAGTAATGGGTACTAGAAGCTGCCACTTCGTGTTATTCTCCTTGTGTCTTTTCTATGGTTCAGGTAACATTAACAAGGAATAGCATTTTACTTTGCTTTTCTCCTTCACGCAAAAACCAACTTTTCATTATTAAGAGCCGTTTAATTTTGAAGATAGAATTTGCCAATCGAAAACATGATCGAAGTTTATCTTCAGGCACAAATGATGACAGTTTCCAAACCTAAGAGATGGTAGTCATGCATGCAGTCTTATTAGGCAATACTGTAATGAACTTGACTAGGCGCACTTTGCAAATTGACAGTAGCTTTAGAAAAGGCTATATACCTGTAGCTCATGTGCATCACAAAATTGTTGAATGAACGTGAGTCCAAGAATCACATCAGTTCATCTATACCCCGTCACCTTCAGTGGcaaatatagagaaaaaaaagaaaaaaaatggggtTATCTTATATGACCAGTTCAGTTCAGCATGGTTATCTGATATCAATTACCATTCCTTTTTCAGGTTCAGGAACAGCCAAGATATTAACGAATAAAAAAAACCAGGAAATATTCTCATCATCGGAATTGGGCACTCAATTGGATGACGTTCCTATCGTCAATCCCACAAATCCAGACACAGGAAATCCGTATATGGGAAACCCTACAAATCCTCAACCACCTGACATGTCAGGACAAAACCCCACAACCCCAAACACAAATCCAACCACACCAACCACAAACCCAACCACACCAACCACAACCCCCACAACACCAACCACGACCACTCCTACATCATCAGGCGGTCAATGGTGTGTCGCTAACCAAGGAGCTTCAGACACTGCTCTACAGGTTGCTCTTGACTATGCTTGTGGATATGGAGGTGCAGACTGCTCAGCAATACAACCAGGAGCTAGCTGTTATAACCCCAACACTGTCCGTGATCATGCTTCCTATGCATTCAACGACTACTACCAGAAGAATCCAGTACCTACTAGTTGTGTATTCGGAGGGACGGCATCGCTTACAAGCAATGATCCAAGTAAGAATTTCTTCCAACTTAAAACCACAATTATCCTTTTGTGATTATATTCTTTCCTGTGGTtatgatatttaaaatgttttacgTGTCTTAAAATGGACAAATAAAATTTGCATACAAACTTTTCGAGTCTGCACAGCAAGGGTAACATGTCGATTCTGGTACATATCAAGTATCCATCCAATGAATACCATCAGACAACCAATATCTGAGATCCGTTGGGAATTTCGGGTATGGATAGCTGAAATCactatattttcatataaaatgcGGATTCTTATGGAAACTTTCTAGAACACGAGAGCCAGTTTACGGACTTCAACAAGCACCTATAACCCACTATTTGGATTACCCCATCTCCAGCTCtaggtttaaaaaattaaactaaacatCTTGACATGCCTATAATAAGATTTTCTAAATAACAGTATCTTCGTACGCATAACTTACCGGGCCAGGAACTTACACTTTCATCTGTGGAGCAATCTGCAACGCATCAAGTGACGTCATTTCACAAAatctttagttttatttattagaagTAATGAATACCCTTCCAAGTAACCAACTAGAGTAATGGCTCTTCTTTCAGTTGCTGCTGAAGGTCCAGCCACTGTGTTGAACCCCTTTCTCCGCAAGGGATAAATCATGAATGTCTTCAGAATTTCATCCGTGTGCTTAGCTTATTGTTTTCGCATTAATTTTGTACTCCAAGAATTGCGGGCTTCATTTATTTCGTTGTTTTTTTAAGGGGATTAGACTTTGTCTGTAtacaatttttactttattctatgtctgttgctttttcttctccaaataaatatagaaaataacatCTAACCCATCACAGGTAATGGGAATTGCAAATTCGGATCACCCAAGGCAACAAGGTGAGAATATTTGCAGCGCCTATATCTCTTTAATCACCACATAATGGAGGAGAAATCCTAATGCATCctaatatattatcttataaatgcAGCGTTAGTCCACCACCACCAATATTTGTCAGTCCACCAAGTCCGCCAACTCCAATGCCTCCTACTCAACCAGGCTTGACAGTTCCTGGTGGTGACGGATCAACTGTCTTTGGTTCAGAACCAACAGGAAGCCCCAACACTGCCACATCTGCCTTTTATTCCCTGCCGCTGTTGCTCACATGTGGCTTGTTGGCTTCCCTTCAAATAGCAAATTAAATCTAGACGATGAACAAGTTCCTGTCATTCTTTACGTGATGTGTTGGAATTCAATCAGTCTTCCAGcagtttttgcaaaatttcAAGGAGTCAGAGTCCACAAGTCTTGCAATTAAAATTACCTCTACCTTTCATCTATGTATGGCTGTTAGTTGATCAAGCCAAAAGGATTTATAGGTAGTAGGCAGTTTTTCTACAGTTTAGCTACTCTTCCATAGAAAATCCTTGTAATTAATATCAGCCAGCATGCcattttatttactaaacagaataaaatacattaaagaaCTTGAAATGATCGCGTTTGGACTAAAGCAGGTTATTGTTGAGATTTGATACCACGACGCTCAGAGGGTTCCTTTGGAAAAATCTACCTCACTTAGTGATATTCGAGCAGGGTATGTGATCACACAACACAAACGTGGCTTGATGGTGTTAGTTGCAGTTTTTATCAAACgactttgattttaaataagacataacaaattttaaatgtgCTCATtcaatataaatgaatgctTAACTTGCCACAGTTCAAATGCGATATTCattttttacacattttaaacACAGTTCTTCAGTATTTTATGCTTCAACAGGTTAAACTGAGTAGTCTAATTTGGTTCTGATAAATATGATAATGAACATATTCTAAAAACAATTTCTATGACAAATACCAAATACTGATTCCAActtcattatttgaattaacaAGTGAAAAGTAAAAGATGGAGTATCAAACATAagccataatttttttatatcaacatTCTAACAAGGATTGTTCTTATTTACAGCATATTAGGGCATATCATTTAAAATCCAACTCAGAGCAGAAGTAACAAAGATACAACAGTGATAGAAATGATAGCTAAGGTGGCAACAATTGAACCTTGGTCAAATGATTGCTGTAAGCTTGTTCTTGAGAAGTGCTGGAAAGCCAAATACACCGCAATCAACAATGAAACCACGGCACCTTCTTTGGTGTGCCTGACAAAGAAAGATGttgaagaattttattttacctttttgcAAACTGTGGAAGAGGCAACAGCCCAAAGTCCTAAAACATATGGACTTGCTTACCTTAATTTCATAGCCTCATAAGGAGCTATCATCACCAAGAGTAATGCCAGAAACGGCAATTCAAGCTCACCTAGAAATAAAAAAGACgcagaaaataatttttccttctttcaatCAATATTCAACAAGTATGAAACACGAAATGCACAA
This genomic stretch from Vigna radiata var. radiata cultivar VC1973A chromosome 7, Vradiata_ver6, whole genome shotgun sequence harbors:
- the LOC106767532 gene encoding PLASMODESMATA CALLOSE-BINDING PROTEIN 2 isoform X2 produces the protein MGTRSCHFVLFSLCLFYGSGSGTAKILTNKKNQEIFSSSELGTQLDDVPIVNPTNPDTGNPYMGNPTNPQPPDMSGQNPTTPNTNPTTPTTNPTTPTTTPTTPTTTTPTSSGGQWCVANQGASDTALQVALDYACGYGGADCSAIQPGASCYNPNTVRDHASYAFNDYYQKNPVPTSCVFGGTASLTSNDPSNGNCKFGSPKATSVSPPPPIFVSPPSPPTPMPPTQPGLTVPGGDGSTVFGSEPTGSPNTATSAFYSLPLLLTCGLLASLQIAN
- the LOC106767532 gene encoding PLASMODESMATA CALLOSE-BINDING PROTEIN 2 isoform X1; this translates as MGLSYMTSSVQHGYLISITIPFSGSGTAKILTNKKNQEIFSSSELGTQLDDVPIVNPTNPDTGNPYMGNPTNPQPPDMSGQNPTTPNTNPTTPTTNPTTPTTTPTTPTTTTPTSSGGQWCVANQGASDTALQVALDYACGYGGADCSAIQPGASCYNPNTVRDHASYAFNDYYQKNPVPTSCVFGGTASLTSNDPSNGNCKFGSPKATSVSPPPPIFVSPPSPPTPMPPTQPGLTVPGGDGSTVFGSEPTGSPNTATSAFYSLPLLLTCGLLASLQIAN